The nucleotide window TCTCTTCTCATCCTGTTAAGGAGAAGTCCCCGAGTCTGCACGAGACCAGTCAGGCAACGACTTCCAAGTTTTTCAACGCCATCCATCTATTCCATCTGTCGCCCCGTCTCTGCTGCTAGTTTCAATTGCCTGGGCAGGGCCGAAACTTCCAAGAGGACGTGCCTTTGTTCGCCAGGTCCCTTTTTGCTGCCGTGGACAGTTCTACCGGAATCTTTCCTTCATTCGGGTTCATGGCGCCCGCAGCGCTCGGTCGCTTGctcagcggcgacggcagcatCCGCAAAGGCCTCAGCTTGAGGCGGAAGAATGCGAAAGCGCCGCGTACACTACGGCCGCAAGACCCGACGCTTCCTTGTCCGATTGCGAAGATATCCGAGGACATCATCCTGCATATCTTCGAGCTCGTGCACGCAGCCAGCCCACACAGCGCGGCCAATCTGGCCCTGGTGCACCCGCGCTTCTACCGGCTCGCCCGATACGTCCAGCACCGCTGCGTGGACATCGCCCTGAGCACCACGGATGAAGCGGCGGCTAAGCGTCTCGATCTTATCGAGAAGGAGGGCCTACTACCCGCCATTCAGGAGCTCCGCGTACGCGGTGGCATCCGCGACCTCAACCAGCATTGCCTCTCGCGGCTGGCGGCTATGCTTGCGGGCATGACGGCCCTTCGCTCTGTGTTTTGGGAGTCCGGACCCATTCCTACTCTTGCGCTTGAGAATCTTCGCAAGCTGCCTTTTCCTGTGCAGCTCCATGTCCGAGTCGAAAAGATACGCGGCGGGAACCCAGCGGCCGCAGAGCTTCTTAGCGCGCTCGCCGGTTATGATGCCCTGACCTCGGTCACGCTCGAGGCAGGGTACACAAACGCCGGCGACTGCCTCCATCTGACACGGCCACTCAAGAAGCTCTTGCTCAGCTGCCCCAACCTCGTCAATCTATCCATCGACCTGCACCTCCCTCGTCAAGGCTGTGTCGGTTATTCCCCGCCGGACGAGTATCCCGGTCTCGGCTTCTCTCGCGGTGAGCGGCCACTCCGGCCGTTGGAGTCTCTGACCATATATGAGTACCcgtggggggagggggtcgTACGCGGTCTCCCCCACTCCATAGGCTATCCATGCGAGGGCCGGGAAATGGATTACTGGGCCGCCAACTTTGACTGGTCAGCGCTGCGGCGGTTGGCGCTCATTCCACCGCCTACCCAGATCATGCTTTATAACACTTCACAGCCCTGGATCGCGAATACGCTGGCGCCGAGACTGACGGCGCTGCGGGAGGTCAGCTTCACGGTGGTCGACGACCCTTTCGGCAACTCCGTCCGGACATTTTTCGACCAGGTGCCGTCGACACTGGAGGACATCAGCGTGCCCTACCTGGACTCCATCGGCGTCGCGTGTCTCGCCCGGCATGCGCCGACCCTACGCAGACTCGCCGTGCACCAGCCCGGGGGCCCCTCCAGCCCGAGCGGCTGGGAAGAGCATCTCCTCTCGGAGGCTGCCCTAGAGGATCTCTCTCAGACAGTCCCGCACCTCGAGGAGCTAGGCATCGACATGCTGCGAGTCGACGGCGACTGGCCGCGAGGGAAGCTTGACTTGCTGGCGCGGTTCCCCCGCCTCCGCGCCCTGGAGCTGTGGTTCGACTTGGGCAACGGTCCGCCGCAGCCCGCCCTCACGGCATCGTCCGCCGCGCGGCTGTTCGCCGACCTCCGCCGCACCTGCCCGGctctgcagcagctgcgcaTACATTCGGGCTTCCCCCCACAGCCGAAGTTGGGCTTTCCGGCCTCCTTCGGGCCCTCTTATACAGAGTACAACTCCACCAGCTTCACGTGTCGCGTCGCCGAGGGGGACGGCGAGGCTGTGGCGGAAGGGGTCGCCGTCACCAGTCCGAAGCTGAGCCCGCGGCTGAATGCGCGCATGTGCCGCATCCTCAAGGGCAAGGAGAAGCGCGAGGACATCCCTGAGCAGCTGATCGCGCTGCGGGTCGCCCTGGATGGGCCGCTGCCGTCTGCCGACTGGGAGCGGTGGGCGgagcggtggcggtggcccTCGCTGGACCCGCCCGACAGTGGCAAGAAACGCGGTCGCTTGTCGAGGCTATGGCAACGGTGAAGACGCTCGGAAAGACTTGGTGGCATCACTCCAATCAAGAAGAGAACGATTTGGCTGTTCTGTTTCGTTTTCTGTTTTTTGCTGATGAATCTCAACTACGAAGACAACCTATTGAAAAAGCAATGCTCTCCCCCAGTCTCGCTTAATCCCCCGCCCCTGAGAAAGACAAAAAAGCCCAACGAAAGGCTCTCACTCCTGGAATATCCTCCTTGCCTGCTGCTCTCATCTCCGGACCCTCATGAAGCAGACCATTCAAGGTCGTGCCCGAGGTAGTCCAGGCGCATGGCGCCGGCATCCGCCGAGTCGAGCGGGCCGGGCACGTGTCCTCCCGGTCCAGCGGCACGCCTCTCGCCAAGCGACAGGCGCGGCGCGTCGCGGCCGATGACGCTGCGCTTCCGGCCCGgggccggcgtggccgccTGGGGCGGCTTGGGCATGCCCCAGCGCGTGTTGCTGGACATGCACATCTCGGCGAAGATGCGGTAGCCGTCCGGGTTGACGAGGGCGTTGCTCTGGTGCGtctgcgccagcagcgcgcagCGGTTGAAGCCGTAGGCGGCGTTGCTGTCGGGGAAGATGTTGTCTCCCACCTGGTCGTTGCCCTGGTCCTGATAGGTGCCGGTGTCGATGGCGTGGATCATCTCGTGCAGCAGCGtgcccgacgccgagcggTACTTGTCCGGGTCGGGGAAGTCGGCCGACGGGTCGTTGGCCTGGAAGCCCGAGGCGAGGGTGCCCTTGAAGTTGTtggcgtcgagcagctccgTGCAGAAGAGAATGACGGTGGCAGTTCCCGTGGGCAGCGTTGTTATATCGGCGTTCAACGGGTAGATCTTCCCGTTGAAGGTTTGGCCCAGCGTGACCGGCGTCCCCTGCGACGGGGGCGAACAGGGCCGGATGCCCGGCGGCTCTAGATATTCACCCTCACGATCAGCCGGCCAGCCCCGTTTCCACAGGCctctttttcctttccttctgGTACGTACGTGATGTTAGGGCTATGACGTCCTGGGTCCCCGGAATGTTGTAGTACCAGGTATTGGCGTCTGTTGCGTGTGATACGTGCATTAGCCGAACGGGCCTGGGACCAACCGCCCAGACGGGAGCAACTTCTTCAtcctcttcccctccccAGGGTCACTCACTGGTGCCGACCTGCCCCCTTAGGGCCGGTGCCCCACTGCAGATGAGGTAGCCATTGTTGGATTGCAGCAAGTTCTTTGCTTGGCGGTACACGGCTGCATCGTGGGCCACCAGCCGCGCGGTTAGCGTTCAGATGCACGAAGCGGAGGGAGATGGGATGGATGCAGAATGGGGCGGGGAACGTACGGCGAACAACGTTGTTGAGAGTGTTTTTGGACGACGAGGGcaggacgccgccgaagtTGACGCTGATGCCGAACATCCACTTGGCGTTGTTGGCAAGGTTTGACGACGTCGTCAGGGCCTTGATGACGTTGTTGCCCGTCAGAGTCTCGAGGACGCTGTCGGCGTTGGCGGCCATCAGCGCCGCGTTGTCCCAGATGCTGTCGATGCTCTGGCCTTGGACGCTGGCCCCTTCACAGCCGATCATGGTCCACTGCACCACAGCGCGACCCGGCCGGGGCGCGaggcccagcagcgcgacgAGGATGGCCGTCCAGCCGTGATAGCCGCGGTTCAGCATGGCTGGAGAATAAGATGGTGCCCGGACTTGGAGAAGAGCTGGTCTGGCCGTCGCGGGCTTTCCGCTCGTCGCGCGGCGAATCAGTATAagtggcggcgctgctctgTCCCCGGCTTCTCGAGTCTTCGACAGGAGACCGGCTGCTCTCTCACCTCACGTGAGATCAGACGCGAGATCAGCGAAGTCGGCACGTCACCTCCGAGACATCATCTCGTCGGGTTGCACGCGAGGATCAAGCTATTGAAGGATTGTTGCATTCTCCATACGGGGATTCCACTCCCATTGCGACGGGGTTGAGCAGGGCTGCTACTCTATACGCACACGCCCTGCCCGGATGACGCGGAAGTAACCCTGGACGGCGATCCATTTCCCCATAATCCCGGCCCTAAGGTTGTATTGGCAATTTGGCGGTGCAGGGGTCGTACCCACATCCATGGCACAGCTCCCGCATACGGAATACTGTGTATTATTCCGGAAGGCTCGCGATGGAGCCCTGGCACCACCGCTGATCGAGGCGCGAGGACGGCCGATGGCAGGCTGGTCTCACATAAGCCCTCTCCCGTGGCGAGCAGCCTGGAGGAACACCTCTTGTCCCAGGTTCCCGGCCGCGCAAGCGACGGCAACACGAGATATCGTTAAGAGAGGCAAGACGGACAGCCCCCCCCCCTTGGAGGTCGACGTCTCTCGCTCTCGCTGACTTGATCCAAGGCAAAGAAGTGGCAGGCCTTCTCCAACATGGCCGGTCTGATTGCCAGGcagctgctcctgctcgcgggctgctgcgtcgccggcgtgcgcgcCGTGCAATGGCCAGCCGACTGGCCCGACTACAAGGTGGCATCGCCCTCTCGTCCGCCTGGAGGACCACAGGTGAGTAACATGTCATGCTTTGGTGTCTACTCTCGACGTGCCTGCCCCCGGCTGACGCGCTGCCTGTCTTAGCCGGTGCCGTTCTACATGAAGGACAACAGGGGCAATAGGTTCGGCGTGGCGCCTGACAAGGGAACTCTGAACGGGCCCGTCACTACCGAGGCCAACCTGACAGAGATCCTCGACCACAAGCCAAAGAAAGTCTCTGGGCCGCACGGCCCGCACCAGCGCAGAGCGTCGTCGGACGGGTTCTGGGTCGACAACCTGTCGCAGCTGGGCGAGATGCCCCTCGCCCCGTCGGGCTACACCGTCTTCCGCAACGTCAAGGACTACGGCGCCAAGGGCGACGGCTCGACGGATGACACGATGGCCATGTAGGTATCCCGCAGCATTGTTCTGTGTGTTCTGTGTCTGACTCTCGGGCTCCAGAAACAAGGCCATCTCGGACGGGAACCGCTGCGGCAAGGACTGTGGCTCAACCACCACGCTCGGCGCCATCATCTACTTCCCGGCCGGCATCTACCTCATCAGCAGTCCCATCATCCAGTACTTCTACACGCAGTTCATCGGCGACCCGAACAACGTCCCTATCATCCGCGGCAGCAAGAACTTCACGGGCATCGCTCTGATCGACACGGATGTCTACATCCCCGGCGGCAACGGAGCCGAGTGGTACATCAACCAGAACAACTTCTTCCGCTCCATCAAGAACTTCAACCTGGACCTGACCTACATGAACGCCACCAACTACGACAACGACCAGCAGTACTTCCCGACCGGCATTCACTGGCAGGTGGCGCAGGCGACGTCGCTGCAGAACATCGGCATCAACATGCCGACCAGCACCTCGACGcagccggccacggcggtgGGCATCTTCATGGAGAACGGGTCGGGCGGCATGATCTCGGACATTGTGTTCTACGGAGGCAACATCGGCTTCGTGGCCGGCTCGCAGCAGTTTACCGCGCGCGGGCTCACCTTCACCAACTGCCTGACGGCGGTCAACATGCTCTGGAACTGGGGCTTCACGTGGTCGCAGATCACCATCAACAACGTCTACGTGGGCTTCAACGTCAGCTCCAACGGCGGGTCGACGGGCCAGGGCACCGGGTCCATCGCCATCATCGACTCCGTCTTTAACCATGCCGAGTGGGGCGTCACGACGCACACGGGCGGCGACCCGCCGGCCATCATCCTGGAGAACGTGCACAGTCAGGGCAGCACGTCCATGGTCCAGGTGTCGGGCGGCGCGACGACGCTGACGGTGAGCGACCCGGCCACCATCGACTTCTGGGCCTCGGGCTACCGCTACATCGCGGCCAACGGCACCGGCAGCGACGTGACGGGCTACCTCTccaagccgccggcgcggccggccagccTGGTCAACCAGGCCGGCGAGTATTTCTGGCAGGACCCGCCGCTATACTCGACGCTGACGGCCTCGTCCTTCGTGGTGGCCACGGAGTCGGGCGTGGCCAACGACGGCACGGGCGACCAGACGGCGGCCATCAACGCGCTGCTCAAGAACAACGTCGGCACGCCCATCTTCTTCCCCGCGGGCATCTACCAGGTCCAGGGCACGGTGCAGGTCCCCGTCGGCTCCATCATCGTCGGCTCGGCCTGGTCCCAGATCAGGGGCACGGGGAGCTACTTTGAAGACGCGGACAACCCGCAGGTTATGGTGCGGGTGGGCAACCCGGGCGAGTCGGGCGTGATCCAGATCTCCGACATGCTCTTCACCGTCAAGGGTCCGACGGCTGGGGCCATCCTCATGGAATGGAACGTGCACGAGTCAACCCAAGGCTCTGGTGAGTGCCGACCCCGTGTCGCATATATATTGCTTTGTTTTGGCGTCCAGTTACTAATACGGCACTGTTCACTTCTAGCGGCCATGGTCAGTGTTCCTCCCCCTTATGATTTCCCTTCTCTTCTTGCTGAAGATGGATAAGATGGCTGACTACTCACACCCGTAAACAGTGGAACTCGCACTTCCGCGTCGGGGGGGCTACTGGGAGCGACCTGCAGCTGGCCGACTGTCCAACCGGCAGCGGGGTCAACAAGAACTGCATGGCTGCCTCGTTGCTGCTGCACCTTACCCCGAAGTCGTCGGGCTACTTTGAGAACGTGTGGGCCTGGGTGGCCGACCACGACCTCGACAACCCCCTCAACGCGCAGATCACCGAGGGCACGTCGGGCGTGCCGGAGAACGTGCAGACCGACATCTCGGTGTACGCGGCGCGTGGCGTCCTCATCGAGTCCAAGGGCCCGTGCTGGTTCTACGGCACAGCGTCCGAACACGCCACGCTGTACCAGTACGAGCTGAGCGAGGCCAGCGACATCTACTTCGGCCACGTGCAGACAGAGACGCCCTACTACCAGCCGGTGCCCGAGGCGCCGGCCCCCTTCACGCCGGGCGGGTTCCCGGCGGACCCGGACTTCAGCAGCTGCAATAGCAGCTCCTGCAAGGAGGCCTGGGCCATGCGCATCGTCGAGTCGTCCAACGTCATGATCTACTCTGCCGGCTTCTATAGCTGGTTCAGCAACTACGACCAGGGCTGTCTCCCCACCGAGTCgtgccagcagcgcctcTTCTCGGTCGAGGACTCGGACCTGGTCTGGGTGTTCAACCTGTTCACCAAGGGGACGGTCGAGATCGCCAGCACGGGCCGCGCCCCGGCAATCCTCACCAACGCGACCACGCAGAGCGGGTACACGTCCGAGATCAACATCTGGCTGCCGTTGGCCGAGTCCGGCGGCAAGGGGAGCGGCAGCTTCGGTGACGGCAACGTCGTCTACGTGGACCCGGACATCTGGACCAACCCGAACGAGTCGGTCGGCTGCCTGCCGCCGTGCACCCTGCTCTTCCCGcccctgccgctgcccacGCCCATCACGGTCACCTGGCCGCCCTACGGCACGGGCCTCTACTCGCTCACGGACAGCTCGACGGTGACGGTCACCACGACCATCAGCATCCCGCCCTTCACCATCAGCTCCATCCCCTTCTGGCCCGTGACCATCCAGCCGGGCGACCCGTCGACGGGCGTCATCTCGCCCGTGCAGAGCGTcatgccgccgtcgaccacCATCGTGCTGCCGCCCGGGCTGGCGCCCATCAGCGTCACCGACGGCACCATCGGCCCGACCTCGGGCGCGAcgagcagcaccagcaccaacacCACGTACCCCTTCGGCTACATCACCTACAGCCCGCTGCCTCCCGTCTTCGTCACGACGAGCTCGACCATCACCATCCAGCCCATGCCCACGATCGCGGTGACCATCCC belongs to Thermothielavioides terrestris NRRL 8126 chromosome 5, complete sequence and includes:
- a CDS encoding glycoside hydrolase family 55 protein (CAZy_ID 269983) — its product is MKDNRGNRFGVAPDKGTLNGPVTTEANLTEILDHKPKKVSGPHGPHQRRASSDGFWVDNLSQLGEMPLAPSGYTVFRNVKDYGAKGDGSTDDTMAINKAISDGNRCGKDCGSTTTLGAIIYFPAGIYLISSPIIQYFYTQFIGDPNNVPIIRGSKNFTGIALIDTDVYIPGGNGAEWYINQNNFFRSIKNFNLDLTYMNATNYDNDQQYFPTGIHWQVAQATSLQNIGINMPTSTSTQPATAVGIFMENGSGGMISDIVFYGGNIGFVAGSQQFTARGLTFTNCLTAVNMLWNWGFTWSQITINNVYVGFNVSSNGGSTGQGTGSIAIIDSVFNHAEWGVTTHTGGDPPAIILENVHSQGSTSMVQVSGGATTLTVSDPATIDFWASGYRYIAANGTGSDVTGYLSKPPARPASLVNQAGEYFWQDPPLYSTLTASSFVVATESGVANDGTGDQTAAINALLKNNVGTPIFFPAGIYQVQGTVQVPVGSIIVGSAWSQIRGTGSYFEDADNPQVMVRVGNPGESGVIQISDMLFTVKGPTAGAILMEWNVHESTQGSAAMWNSHFRVGGATGSDLQLADCPTGSGVNKNCMAASLLLHLTPKSSGYFENVWAWVADHDLDNPLNAQITEGTSGVPENVQTDISVYAARGVLIESKGPCWFYGTASEHATLYQYELSEASDIYFGHVQTETPYYQPVPEAPAPFTPGGFPADPDFSSCNSSSCKEAWAMRIVESSNVMIYSAGFYSWFSNYDQGCLPTESCQQRLFSVEDSDLVWVFNLFTKGTVEIASTGRAPAILTNATTQSGYTSEINIWLPLAESGGKGSGSFGDGNVVYVDPDIWTNPNESVGCLPPCTLLFPPLPLPTPITVTWPPYGTGLYSLTDSSTVTVTTTISIPPFTISSIPFWPVTIQPGDPSTGVISPVQSVMPPSTTIVLPPGLAPISVTDGTIGPTSGATSSTSTNTTYPFGYITYSPLPPVFVTTSSTITIQPMPTIAVTIPPSDTPTGSPSPSVTTSHTVPYTRSSTGTSPSCTREPCGSGNCLFGCNGGCGLFGCNGGCGIFGCGGGGCGLFGCGGGGWNQGGCGPAGCGCFLGCGGGGEDGHGGGGCNGPTCLGNDNPDDECQGDDCECEPTKTVTSCRVVCTATARPTATVTGSCTTSTCEVTSCGRDTTVTTTTTTTPGEEILATAAATDPLWTEDVTAAFVTTIYSEFTSWWDYENSAAASDTGTGGGSGGPTTTTPAPTPSPWMARIYACMGEFPAGVFPAVSYFWAELDYSSGAAPTGTGTDFCNSLELKTSNMGGNNKATDYPATFTIPGTIHGAYSSCTYFDPSAPDPAVGSLTCAGLATPVPCPPITSVAQSSCIDGTLEQNIAFKPLADCALPTR